Within the Kingella potus genome, the region TGCGAGAGGCGGGCGGGATCGGCCACTTTGAGTTTGGCCACGTCTTCCACCGTCTGCACCAGCAGCATCGCGCCCTCGGGAAGCTGCCCCATCGTGCCTTCCACTTCGGGGTGTCCGGCGTGGCCGATCATGATGATTTGGTAGCCCTGCGTGTCCAGCCGCGCCACTTCCTTGTGTACTTTGGTAACCAGCGGGCAGGTTGCGTCAAACACGCGGAAGCCCCGCGCCGCCGCTTCGTCCTGCACCACTTTGGACACGCCGTGTGCCGAGTAAACCAGCGTCGCGCCCGGCGGCACGTCGGCCAGATCTTCGATGAATACCGCGCCTTTTTCGCGCAGGTTGTCCACCACGAATTTGTTGTGGACGACTTCGTGGCGCACATAAATGGGTGCGCCGAATTCTTCCAGCGCACGTTCGACGATGCTGATGGCCCGATCCACGCCGGCGCAGAAGCCGCGCGGGTTGGCGAGCATGATGGTTTTGCCGCTCATGAGGCTTCCTTTTCAGACGGCCCGTGTGTTTTTTTGTGTTTGAAGCTGTCGATAACGATGAGTGCCGCGCCGACGCAGATAAAGCTGTCGGCGGCGTTAAACGCGGGATAAGACCAGCTTTCGCCGTAAAACAGCAGGAAATCCACCACTTTGCCGTGGATAAAGCGGTCGATGACGTTGCCCAGCGCACCGCCCACCACCATGGCCGCGCCCCACGAACCCCACGCGCCAAACTCGCCTTTTTTCACCGCGCGTACCAGCCATGTGCAGATTACCGCCGCCAGCGCAACGAAAAAATATTTCTGCCAGCCGCCGGCGGAGGCGAGGAAGCTGAATGCCGCGCCGGTGTTGTACACCAGCGTGAGGTCGAAAAAGCCGGGGATGAGGTTTAGGCGTTCGAAATCTTCAAAACGCGCCAGCACGGCGTATTTCGTGATTTGGTCGAGCACGATGGCGGCGGCGGAAAGCAGCCAGTAGCGCAGGGTGGACGGTGTGTTTCGCATGGTTTTTTATACGGATGCCGTTTTTCAGACGGCCTGTGATGGAAAAGGGCGGCATTTTAACCGATATGGCGCAATCGCCAAATCGGCGGCTGTTTGGCGGCGGCTGTTTGCCGTGTTGCCTGCCCGCTTTGCTCCGTTTGGCGGCGGGAAAGTTTCCCGCTGCGGGTATGCCGGTAACGGACAAATTCATTTCCGTTTAAAATCCGTTTATTAAGCCTAAGAAAGCCGCCTGCGCTTAATTTGGCGGCTTGGGGTTTTTCAGTACGGCTGCCGCACGAAATAATGTGTGAGGCGGCTGGCACGGTTAGCAAAACGGTAGTAGTCTTGACGAATGGTGTGGCGACACCGTTATTGCGTAAATTCAGGTAACTTCAAAACGGAAAACCGCGCCGCTTGCGGCATCGGCGGCGTGGTTTTCCCAAGTGTATAAGGAGAACGAACCATGTCCCGTTTTATTTGGCTGCTGTTTGCCGCCCTGCCCGCCCTTGCTGCCGCCGCCGACAATTACGAAATCGAACGCTTGGAGCGCAAATGTGCGCTGGAACGCGAATCGCTGCTGCGCGAGCGCAACGGCACGCCTGCCTGCGAACAGTTGGACAGAATCTACGGCCGCCCGCCGCACGCCGCGCCGACGGTGGTTATTCGGCCGGCGGAAGAAAAATATTCGGGTTACTACTGGAACGGGGCATACGGAAAAAATTGCACGCATGACAGCAAAGGGGATGTTATCGGTTGCGATTAAATTCGAGGCCGTCTGAAAACTTTTTCAGACGGCCTTTTCCTGCCTGCCCCGTCAGCCCTGTTTTTGCGCCAGAGCCGCGTCGTACAGGGCTTTTTTGCTTTCGCCCGTAATCTGCGCCGCCAGATGCGCCGCCTGTTTGGTGGGCAGCTCCGCCGCGAGCAGGTGCAGCACGCGCAGGGCTTCGGCAGGCAGCGTTGCGTTTTTTTCCGGCGCGGCGGGGTGGAGGATTAAGACCATTTCGCCGCGCGTTTGGTTTGCGTCTTCGCGCAAGGCCGTCTGAATTTCGGCCACCGTGCCGCTTAAAAAGGTTTCAAAGGTTTTGGTCAGCTCGCGTGCCAGCGTCAGGCGGCGGGCGGGGAAAACGGCGGCCATGTCGGAGAGGGCGGCTTCGATGCGGTGCGGGGTTTCAAACATCACCACCGGATATTCCGCCGCAAGCCATGTGTCAAACAGCTTTTGGCGGGCTGCGGTTTTCGGCGGCAGAAAGCCGTTGAAATAAAAACCGGATTCGGCCACGCCTGCCGCGCTGAGGGCGGCCATTACCGCGCTTGCGCCGGGCACAGGGATGACTTTAAAGCCGGCCGCGCGGACGTGTTCCGCCAGCCGCGCGCCGGGATCGCACACGGCCGGCGTGCCCGCATCGGACACTTGGGCGACGATGAGGCCGTCTGAAAGGGCGGCGGCGATTTTGTCCGCCATCTGCCGCTCGTTGTGTTCGCGTACGCTGACGAGTTTGGCCTGTATGCCGTAGGCGGCGAGCAGGCGGGCGGTTACGCGGGTGTCTTCGGCGCAGACCAAATCGGCGCGTTGCAGCACGGCCAGTGCGCGCAGGGTGATGTCGGCCAGATTGCCGATGGGGGTGGCGACGGTATAGAGCGCGGATTCGAGGCTGGCGGCGGCTTTTTGCAGATGGGTTTGCGGCATGGTTTTCGTCCGTGTGGAAACGGCGGCATTTTAGCGCGGATTGCTTTTTCAGACGGCCTGTTTGCAGCAGGGCGCGTTGTCCCGTAACATGAGGCCGTCCGAACACCGTGTTTGCAAAAGGAAAACCATGCGCCTGAACCATCCGAGCGGGCAGGCGGCCGAAGATGCCGCCCTGCGGTTTTTGCAGGAAAACGGCTGCCGTCTGGTGGCGCGCAACTGGCACTGCCCCCACGGCGAAATCGATCTGGTTGTCGAATCGGGCGCACTGCTGTTGTTTGTTGAAGTAAAATACCGCAAATCCGCCGCATTCGGCGGCGCGGCATACAGCATCACGCCCGCCAAGCTCGCCAAGCTG harbors:
- the ispH gene encoding 4-hydroxy-3-methylbut-2-enyl diphosphate reductase; the encoded protein is MSGKTIMLANPRGFCAGVDRAISIVERALEEFGAPIYVRHEVVHNKFVVDNLREKGAVFIEDLADVPPGATLVYSAHGVSKVVQDEAAARGFRVFDATCPLVTKVHKEVARLDTQGYQIIMIGHAGHPEVEGTMGQLPEGAMLLVQTVEDVAKLKVADPARLSHVSQTTLSVDETRDIIAALKARFPNIKSPPKDDICYATTNRQEAVKQLAAECDIVIVVGSPNSSNSNRLREVAAQRGVDAYMVDNASQLHREWFAGKRRTGVTAGASAPEVLVREVVDTLKAWGHDALREGEGAEESIVFVLPKELRGEKKAV
- the lspA gene encoding signal peptidase II translates to MRNTPSTLRYWLLSAAAIVLDQITKYAVLARFEDFERLNLIPGFFDLTLVYNTGAAFSFLASAGGWQKYFFVALAAVICTWLVRAVKKGEFGAWGSWGAAMVVGGALGNVIDRFIHGKVVDFLLFYGESWSYPAFNAADSFICVGAALIVIDSFKHKKTHGPSEKEAS
- the rsmI gene encoding 16S rRNA (cytidine(1402)-2'-O)-methyltransferase; the encoded protein is MPQTHLQKAAASLESALYTVATPIGNLADITLRALAVLQRADLVCAEDTRVTARLLAAYGIQAKLVSVREHNERQMADKIAAALSDGLIVAQVSDAGTPAVCDPGARLAEHVRAAGFKVIPVPGASAVMAALSAAGVAESGFYFNGFLPPKTAARQKLFDTWLAAEYPVVMFETPHRIEAALSDMAAVFPARRLTLARELTKTFETFLSGTVAEIQTALREDANQTRGEMVLILHPAAPEKNATLPAEALRVLHLLAAELPTKQAAHLAAQITGESKKALYDAALAQKQG
- a CDS encoding YraN family protein codes for the protein MRLNHPSGQAAEDAALRFLQENGCRLVARNWHCPHGEIDLVVESGALLLFVEVKYRKSAAFGGAAYSITPAKLAKLQKSAECYLQQHPGRRSGCRLDAVLIEGNARPVWLQNITG